Proteins from a genomic interval of Rosa chinensis cultivar Old Blush chromosome 2, RchiOBHm-V2, whole genome shotgun sequence:
- the LOC112183753 gene encoding uncharacterized protein LOC112183753 codes for MIGSIDCMHWEWKNCSTGWAGAFSGRKGRLTIILEAVASYDTRIWHTFFGTPGAQNDLNVLGASNVFERVIGGIAPLVEFEVNNKRYTNGYYLADGIYPRWSTFVKTISNPRTEEEKHFCKKQEAYRKDVERRFGILQSRWAILRHGARLFKLEDLRAIMISCIILHNMIVDNEFVEEEFVESQEADLMNPAMATVYDRPVHPDTGAPIPFEPVGRDGQNLPAFMDREFQVESAYLHKCLQDDLVMHNWNMDGN; via the coding sequence ATGATTGGGAGCATCGATTGCATGCATTGGGAGTGGAAGAATTGCTCAACCGGCTGGGCTGGAGCTTTCTCGGGTCGAAAGGGTAGACTAACTATTATTCTTGAAGCAGTGGCGTCTTATGACACGCGTATATGGCACACCTTCTTCGGAACCCCTGGAGCTCAAAATGACCTAAATGTTCTGGGTGCGTCTAATGTGTTCGAGCGTGTCATAGGTGGAATTGCTCCTCTGGTTGAGTTTGAAGTCAATAACAAAAGGTACACCAATGGTTACTATCTTGCTGATGGAATATATCCGAGGTGGTCCACTTTTGTCAAAACAATATCAAACCCTAGAACAGAAGAGGAGAAACACTTTTGTAAAAAACAAGAGGCTTATCGCAAAGATGTGGAGAGGCGTTTTGGTATCCTTCAATCTCGATGGGCCATACTGCGTCACGGTGCTAGGTTGTTTAAATTGGAGGATCTTCGAGCCATTATGATAAGTTGCATCATTCTTCATAACATGATTGTGGATAATGAGTTTGTTGAGGAAGAATTTGTGGAGTCTCAAGAAGCTGATCTAATGAATCCAGCAATGGCAACCGTCTATGACCGGCCTGTGCATCCCGATACTGGAGCACCTATTCCTTTCGAACCAGTAGGGAGAGATGGACAGAATCTTCCTGCATTCATGGATCGTGAATTTCAGGTAGAGTCAGCCTACCTCCACAAGTGCCTGCAAGATGATTTGGTGATGCACAATTGGAACATGGATGGTAACTGA
- the LOC112189672 gene encoding trimethyltridecatetraene synthase: protein MELVSTWPVLTLVCLATLTLLSKLFFSQSRKLKSPPGPKPWPIIGNLNLMGPIPHQSLHKLSQTYGPIMQLKFGSRPVVIASSAEMAKQFLKTHDHVFASRPQTAAGKYLTYNYLDVTWAPYGDYWRQGRKIFITELFSSKRLESFEYIRVEEIRAFVSRLCALSGKPVMLKEHISRLMLSTVSRIVLGKDYFSQTDIQTSVVTLKMFQDMLDELVSLSGVLNIGDWIPWLEFLDLQGYVKQMKGLKKKLDSFHDYILDEHKAKMGGVQDFVPKDMVDLLLKLVDNPDLEVRLTLDGVKGFTQDLIAGGTDTSATNLEWAMSELIKQPHLIRKATEELDRVIGRERWVEENDLEHLPYIDAIMKETMRKHPVVSMLAPHLALEDCNVEGYHIRKGTRVFVNTWSIGRDPLLWDAPEEFNPERFVLGSKGIDVKGQSFELLPFGSGRRMCPGYGLGLKMIRCSLANMLHGFNWKLPENMKPEDLSMEEVSGLSTRRKVPLVAVGEPRLPIHLY from the exons ATGGAGCTGGTTTCCACTTGGCCCGTTCTAACCTTGGTCTGTCTAGCAACTCTAACCCTTCTCTCCAAACTTTTCTTTTCCCAAAGCCGAAAACTGAAATCTCCACCCGGTCCTAAACCATGGCCTATTATCGGCAACCTAAACCTCATGGGTCCAATCCCTCACCAAAGCCTTCACAAACTCTCCCAAACTTATGGACCAATAATGCAGCTCAAGTTCGGATCCCGCCCAGTTGTCATTGCTTCCTCTGCAGAAATGGCAAAGCAATTTCTCAAAACACATGATCATGTCTTTGCCTCTAGACCCCAAACTGCAGCTGGCAAGTACCTCACTTACAACTACCTCGACGTCACTTGGGCGCCTTACGGTGACTATTGGCGCCAAGGCCGCAAGATTTTCATCACCGAGCTCTTCAGCTCGAAAAGACTGGAGTCTTTCGAGTACATTCGAGTTGAAGAGATACGCGCTTTTGTATCGCGCCTCTGTGCCTTGTCAGGGAAGCCGGTTATGCTTAAAGAGCATATCTCTCGCCTAATGCTAAGTACAGTGAGTAGGATTGTGTTGGGAAAGGATTACTTCAGCCAAACTGATATTCAGACCTCGGTTGTGACGCTCAAAATGTTTCAGGACATGTTAGATGAGTTGGTGTCGCTTAGCGGGGTTTTGAATATAGGGGACTGGATACCATGGCTGGAGTTTTTGGACTTGCAAGGGTACGTGAAGCAAATGAAGGGATTGAAGAAAAAACTGGACAGCTTTCATGATTATATTCTGGATGAACACAAGGCAAAGATGGGAGGAGTGCAGGATTTTGTGCCGAAGGACATGGTGGACTTATTGTTGAAGCTGGTTGATAATCCGGATCTTGAAGTTAGGCTCACACTAGACGGTGTCAAGGGATTCACCCAG GATTTAATAGCCGGAGGAACGGATACATCTGCAACGAATTTGGAGTGGGCAATGTCTGAACTCATAAAACAACCACACCTCATTAGAAAGGCAACCGAAGAGCTTGACAGAGTAAttgggagagagagatgggtggAAGAAAACGACTTGGAACACCTCCCCTACATAGATGCAATCATGAAAGAGACAATGAGGAAGCACCCTGTTGTTTCAATGCTTGCACCACATCTAGCCCTTGAAGATTGCAACGTGGAAGGTTACCATATTCGTAAAGGGACTAGAGTGTTCGTAAATACATGGAGCATAGGGAGAGACCCTTTATTATGGGATGCACCAGAGGAGTTTAATCCAGAGAGATTTGTATTGGGAAGTAAGGGGATTGACGTGAAGGGACAAAGTTTTGAGCTGCTTCCATTTGGTTCAGGAAGGAGGATGTGCCCTGGTTATGGCCTAGGACTCAAAATGATTCGGTGTAGCTTGGCTAACATGTTACATGGGTTCAACTGGAAATTACCTGAGAATATGAAACCAGAAGATTTAAGCATGGAGGAAGTTTCTGGGTTGTCAACACGTCGGAAGGTCCCACTTGTTGCAGTTGGGGAGCCTAGGCTCCCGATCCATCTCTATTAG